A genomic window from Bacillus rossius redtenbacheri isolate Brsri chromosome 7, Brsri_v3, whole genome shotgun sequence includes:
- the LOC134534267 gene encoding juvenile hormone esterase-like, with the protein MWAALVFLFHAAFVSSLPLKGADGTVTVRTEDGLLRGQVATSACNRTYLSFQAVPFAQPPVGELRFKSPRPAKRWTGVRDALEEGTYCFQEDVKSFITKANMSEDCLYLNVYIPQTASNNSASGGLPVLVWIYGGAFVIGSGIKDNFGPDNLMNRTAILVTFNYRVGALGFLSMEHPDVTSNAALKDQVAALRWVRRNIAHFGGDPDEVTIFGESAGGISVDMHLLSPMSEGLFKRAVSQSGSALAVNFKPGYNATGEAFRLGAALGYNGTDADELVRFLRSVPAQDILKGQKLVGAEEGATATTLIAFPVVDAKTQEGSEVFLPDVPEKLFRAGKVHPVPYITGFNSEEAKGSFTDVTQADLDKYNEEFEQFIPNLLNIEKGTAKSLEIAAKIKSFYFGNKSISFDMLPQLVNLASDKFMIYAVHRSAMFHLKYGSSPVYMYMFTYDGTSLLRAGNYTIKGPAHGADVRYLFYPSYENYSPNGDDMKVIQHFTGMWTDFALSGDPSRHESVKWTPATKTSRTYLQIDADLSLHRDAYKERMAFWDQVFDTYKK; encoded by the exons ATGTGGGCAGCCCTGGTCTTCCTGTTTCACGCGGCATTCGTGAGTTCTCTTCCTCTGAAG GGAGCGGACGGCACGGTGACCGTGCGCACGGAGGACGGGCTACTGCGCGGGCAAGTGGCCACGTCCGCCTGTAACAGGACCTACCTCAGCTTCCAGGCCGTGCCGTTCGCGCAGCCGCCCGTGGGGGAACTGCGCTTCAAG TCGCCACGGCCGGCGAAGCGGTGGACCGGGGTGAGGGACGCCCTGGAAGAGGGCACGTACTGCTTCCAGGAAGACGTGAAGAGCTTCATCACCAAGGCCAACATGTCGGAGGACTGCCTGTACCTCAACGTCTACATTCCTCAG ACTGCATCCAACAACTCGGCGTCCGGCGGGCTGCCGGTGTTGGTGTGGATCTACGGAGGAGCGTTCGTCATCGGATCTGGAATCAAGGACAATTTCGGACCTGACAACCTGATGAACCGCACTGCCATCTTGGTGACCTTCAACTACAGGGTGGGCGCTCTCG GGTTCCTGAGCATGGAGCACCCCGACGTGACCAGCAATGCTGCCCTCAAGGACCAGGTGGCAGCACTGCGCTGGGTCAGGAGGAACATCGCGCACTTCGGCGGCGACCCTGACGAGGTCACCATCTTCGGGGAGAGTGCCGGCGGGATCAGCGTCGACATGCACCTGCTCTCGCCCATGTCCGAAG GTCTGTTCAAGCGCGCCGTCTCGCAGAGCGGGTCCGCGCTGGCGGTCAACTTCAAGCCGGGCTACAACGCCACCGGCGAGGCGTTCCGCCTGGGCGCGGCGCTCGGGTACAACGGCACGGACGCAGACGAGCTGGTCAGGTTCCTGCGCTCCGTGCCCGCGCAAGACATCCTCAAGGGGCAGAAGCTGGTCGGCGCTGAGGAG GGTGCCACTGCTACCACGCTGATCGCCTTCCCGGTCGTCGACGCCAAGACACAGGAGGGCAGCGAGGTGTTCCTCCCAGACGTGCCCGAGAAGTTGTTCCGAGCCGGCAAGGTCCACCCCGTTCCCTACATAACGGGATTCAACTCGGAGGAAGCAAAGGGAAGCTTTACAG ATGTCACACAAGCGGACCTAGACAAATACAACGAAGAGTTCGAACAGTTTATTCCAAACCTTTTAAACATTGAAAAGGGGACAGCAAAATCCCTTGAGATTGCAGCGAAAATTAAGAGCTTCTATTTTGGAAACAAATCAATTAGTTTTGACATGCTGCCACAACTAGTAAAT CTTGCGTCTGACAAATTCATGATCTACGCAGTCCACAGAAGTGCTATGTTTCACTTGAAATATGGATCATCGCCTGTCTACATGTACATGTTCACTTATGATGGTACATCGCTACTCCGTGCTGGAAACTACACTATAAAAG GCCCGGCCCACGGCGCTGACGTAAGGTACTTGTTCTACCCGAGCTACGAGAACTACAGTCCGAATGGAGACGACATGAAGGTCATCCAGCACTTCACTGGCATGTGGACGGACTTCGCTCTGTCCGG GGACCCGAGCAGGCACGAGTCGGTGAAGTGGACACCAGCGACCAAGACAAGCCGCACCTACCTGCAGATAGACGCAGACCTGAGTCTCCACCGGGACGCGTACAAGGAGCGCATGGCATTCTGGGACCAAGTGTTCGACACCTACAAGAAGTGA